GAAAACCGGCTTTTTTAAGCGCCGGGCGGTACTCCATGTCCACTTTCAAAAGGGCGCGCGCAATGCCGTGGCGTATCGCCCCCGCCTGGCCCGTAGTGCCGCCGCCGCAGACATTGGCGATTACGTTGTATTTGCCGATGTTGTCGGTCAGCACTAACGGTTGCTTTATAATGAGCTCAAGCGTTTTCAGCCCAAAGTAGGCGCCCAGCTCACGCTCGTTTATGACTATTTTCCCTTCGCCCGGAACTAGGCGGACCCTGGCGATGGAAGATTTACGGCGGCCTGTCGCGTCGTAATTTACTGCTGCCATTTATTTTTCCTCCTGCGGATGATTATCTTATGGACAATTCCAATGTTTCCGGTTTTTGCGCCGCGTGAGGGTGTTCGGCGCCTTTGTATACTTTCATTTTCAACGCCATCTGGCGGCCAAGGGAGTTTTTGGGCAACATGCCGCGCACGGCCAGTTCAACTACCCGCTCCGGCTTTTTTTTCAACAGGTCGCCGGCTTTGGTAAAA
The Acidaminococcales bacterium genome window above contains:
- the rpsI gene encoding 30S ribosomal protein S9, whose product is MAAVNYDATGRRKSSIARVRLVPGEGKIVINERELGAYFGLKTLELIIKQPLVLTDNIGKYNVIANVCGGGTTGQAGAIRHGIARALLKVDMEYRPALKKAGFLTRDPREKERRKYGLKKARKASQYSKR